Part of the Lolium rigidum isolate FL_2022 chromosome 6, APGP_CSIRO_Lrig_0.1, whole genome shotgun sequence genome, TTGGGAAAATCGAACCATTAAAACATCTACACTTCTATCTAATATCCAGTATGCTTTGCATTTCTGTACTGTCTTGTAGGGAATCTTGAGGAAAGAGTTCTCTCAGGTACAGTTCATATTCTGACCCCAAATATACTATCAGAGACATCTCAGCATTCTGATGCACCTGAGCAGAACCTGGGAGATGTTGCAATGGATGCAACTGAAACCGAAACTGAAGATACTAGGGTGGAGGAAGCTTCTGATATTTCTCCCAATGTTCAGAATGATGATCCGTTGAGCCGCTTCCTTCCTCCAGCCGTCACTACAAAGTGTTCTGTAGCATTACAGGTTATCATTCGACCAAATAAATATTTCTACACTATTCTTAGCATTTTTTCATGTAGAACATACAGCTCATTTCTGGCAATATGCTAGAGAAACTCCATTATCTAGAAAAgtttcaaacaagctccactatcTAGAATCTACAAGATGAAAATATTATGGTGGTATGTTATAACTTATAGGCAGGGCACCCAGAAAACCATTTCATATGTTTTCACACCTCTTCCTGCAATATGATGTTAGCGAGAGTTGGCTCTGTCAGATACAGTTAGACATTACCTTTTTCTTGTACTTTCTTTTCCTTGATGCATATGTAGATCAGTACATTTGTCCATTTGGCCTATTTGTAATTATTGTTTTAAAACTTTGATGTTATCAGAGCCCTCTGATCATGTGGTTCACTTTTCATGTTGTGTGAAAACATTGGAATATGATGCTTTCCATGTGATATGCATACTATAGAAATGCATGTCTACATTCTTCACACTTGTTCTTGATTTTACATAAAATACATCTGTAGTTACCCATGTTCCACTGTTTCCCTGCAGCAAAAGATTAACAAGTTCCTTGCATACAAAAGGTCAGGAAAGAGCTTTAATGCTGAAGTACGCAACAGAAAGGATTACAGAAATCCTGACTTCTTGCAGCATGCTGTGCGGTACCAGGAAATCGACCAGATAGGGACCTGCTTCAGTAAAGATGTTTTCAATCCCTATGGGTACGATAAAAGTGACTACTATGATGAGATAGGTATGTTATAGTCATGTGTGATCCAATATAACATCCTCTTGGGTCATTTGTTACTGTTTGAAAGATAATTGTACATCTGAGTATAGCTTCCCTGTTCGTGCTAATTTCTAGGACCTATTTTGTCATGCAAATGGAAAAAATATAAGTTCTGTTATGCCATTCATCTTGCATGTGATTGCAAGTAACATGCAAACTGCTTTTGTTTTTAAATTGGGTGTGCATGCTTGTAAGGCACATCAAATTATACACGACTCTCCATGCTACCTCAAGCTTTTGAATAAAATGCTGGCCTGATTAGCTATACCAAATCAAAGTTGTTTGGATAATCATGAAAATTGAAATTGTATGGAGAGCTTCTTTTTTAAATTAGTCAATTATAAAGTACCACATGTTCTGTTGCATAAGTAATACATATCCATGTTTGGGCAGCAACTGAAGGTACCTAGACTTGGTACAAAGTACTCCATGTTCTGACTTACTCATCTAAAACACGAAGAATCCTTGATCTCCCGTTAATCATATCATGTTTACAACTAGAAACAAGAACAAGCCATATATTGCTAAATAACAATTAGCTATAGATTAAAAATAAAGAAGTGGAATCATATTAGATCGATCACCCCTTAAACTCCCACTCAACAACACATGTAGTCTATACCAGTTTCAAGAACTCTGCAACCTGATGACACCAACTTGTTACCCTCCAGTGATAATTGCAGTGGTGGCCATCTGTTCTGCCTCACTTTTTTTTTTATCAATATTGTCTTCTCATTTCCTACTTCTGATCCTTATCCTGCACCTCAACCATACCACTCCACACACTATTTTCACCATGACCTTCCTCTTCAACCACAGCTGTTTACCCTTCATCTATGTGTCTTCTTGGAGCCAACTCCATTCCCCTTCTACTCGTGCAGCCACCCTCACAGGTGCTGCCTTTTCCATCTGTCCTTGCTGAGCAAGGTCACTGTGTCAACATTTTCACAACCACCGTTAACCTACATGCACCTGCGGTAGCATCACCTTCCATGTGACACCAGCAACAAGCGGGGTTCACCTCAACCAGCTGTTTAATTGGGAGTAGTCTGAAACGATGTGCCAAGCCGTCTGCCCAACCTGGACGAGGTCAGGTTCTCTGGGACTGCGCGTACCGCATGACTGCCAGCGACCACCATGCAAATGACCCTCAATAGCCACAGCAATGTCGCGTTGATGACATGGTGTTCAAGATGGACACTTCCTTGGAGGTGGTGTTATGCTAACTGCTAAGATGTCCAGCACTAAAAAGGAGCATGCCGTGCTGGTGGTCAGCTTAGTTATCCAGACCTTTAAATCATTCATGCAAAGATTTCTTTCTGGATCTGCTTTGAAGGTCTTCCTCATACTACTTCCGACTATAATGATGTTCATGTCGCAGTTTGAAGAATTGATACCACAGTTATCACCAGAGCGAAGGGTTGCATCCAAGTATTTTAGTTCTTGAACGTACTTTTGGGAAGCATCATTACAGGTAGGGGTGGAAACGGATCTGGTGTGGATCGAATAGTGCCCTCCCCATATCCGTTTCCATATTTTCAATACAAATACGGATGCGGATGTGGATGTTACCGAATACGAATTCAGAGCGGATGTTAATCGAATACGAATACAGATCGGATGTTTTCCTAATTCAGAGCGGATACAAATATAAGAAAATAATATACTCATGTCTTATAATGAGTCAACTATAGAATGGTAGAGAGATATAATGCATAGTAGTTTCAAGTTGGATCACATAAAAGAACATTTGGCTGATTTGTATTTGTTTTTGTAAAACGGATACGGGTATATTTATTTCCATACCCACATTTTCTTCAAATTCAGCACCACATTTGTATTTGTTTTTGTAAAACGGATTCGGATATTTACCATATACATTTCCACAGACGTCCGGATTTGGATATTACCACTTCCATTTTCAATTTCTCAAATATGAATGTCGGATAATATGGACTATCCACTACTAGTTTCCACCCCTAATTACAGGATCTGCTTTGGAGCAGCTTAATACCTACCTTCATCAGTCAGCTATTGAGGACATCCCACACAGCCACATCTACTTATTCGATTAGGAAAAACAGATATTTGTGTTTGTTCTTGCATACTGAGTAGTGATGCTGGTTAACTCTAATGTAGAAAGAGTCAAAGCAGTCCTTTCTATGAGTTTGAAGTGTATTCTTCTTCATTAAGAGAGATTTTTGAGTTGAATCTAGGCCTCTGCAATGCTATATAGGCCAGTTGGCATTGTACCTTTTGTTTCATAGCCAATAAGAATTCCTTTTCCCTAACGCTTCCTTTTGTACTGGCATACCTTTCTTGCTATCTTTCTTTCGGTGGCAACAGCTCCCACTCGCCACTGTCAACACTGGCCATTCGTAAACTACACTTATAACCTGTGTGTGTACTCGTTGTCTTGTTGACAGTGAATGTTTTAGTTATTTATTATGCTTCTGTCTTTTCCAAGGATTGATATTCCAGTCTTGATCTTGTATGTAACACCTTTTTGTCTACAGAAGCTGATATGAAGCGTGAACTTGAGAGAAAGGACCAGGAGAAAAAAAGAAATCCCAAAGTTGATTTTGTAAGTTCAGGGGTACAACCTCCAATTAATCCATCTATAGCAAAGATTTCAGGTACGGTGCACATCAGTAAATTGTGTGCTCTATTTTGAAAAATGATCATTACCTTTAGGCAATCTTGTGATTCTCATAGTATGTTTTGCAGCTGCCatatcagcagcagcagctgtaGCTGGTGCATCTGGTCCAGTAGCAGCAGAAGGTGTACAGAAAGAGGCTAGGGCAAACAAGAAATCAAAATGGGATAAGGTTTCTATATATTTCTCTCGCTTGATGCAGTTACCTTCTTTTGGAAGCAACATGTTTATGATCAGCCTTCTGTT contains:
- the LOC124660953 gene encoding SAP30-binding protein, producing the protein MASDTEGIAALFSMYNDDDEDDADEPGPPSPPAAAASPSTSPRSGGEGSNPNPSPEHSSRSLPPEEHAARKTLASPQLSPPPFAVSSPSPPRPPLAAQPPPGLPRPPRRGALAIVDYAHDEMAMSPDQEDGEIMTDIGGLGSDPQDSEGNLEERVLSGTVHILTPNILSETSQHSDAPEQNLGDVAMDATETETEDTRVEEASDISPNVQNDDPLSRFLPPAVTTKCSVALQQKINKFLAYKRSGKSFNAEVRNRKDYRNPDFLQHAVRYQEIDQIGTCFSKDVFNPYGYDKSDYYDEIEADMKRELERKDQEKKRNPKVDFVSSGVQPPINPSIAKISAAISAAAAVAGASGPVAAEGVQKEARANKKSKWDKVDGDTNPAAPSGHDSGSAALLSSGNGYAAFAQQKRKEAEEKRTSDYKSDRRS